Proteins from a genomic interval of Nostoc sp. TCL240-02:
- a CDS encoding fatty acid desaturase → MTTTQTIRRPAIPADWYKPTILGTTGFILYGLIWFFVPAWLCYVVVTSIDFLPLKIALIIPLTIITGYGIQMMGFIGHDGFHLALHPNKFVSALIGLFFASSVLTYCDMGAMMRHWSHHRFTNQASDPDIEILTPLTTWWQRLFFARLLLNYHHFKITLNTALGRPWPFPYMMPFQMSTVRILCWMNFVFALLWIGIYLGIAVYNPIAGLFSIGLPMLALMLISGCQAYLDHGGLDDNPFHNAWSRTSPLMTILFAGTNFHLEHHLYPGVPCYRLHKVHQLLQENGTYAATQASIEPSFFRSYMNIAAKYNSSSQDSSFDPFEQAVESV, encoded by the coding sequence ATGACAACAACACAAACAATTCGCAGACCCGCAATTCCCGCCGACTGGTATAAACCCACAATTTTAGGAACTACTGGGTTTATTCTCTACGGACTGATTTGGTTTTTTGTCCCAGCATGGCTATGTTATGTGGTTGTCACATCAATTGATTTTCTACCACTAAAAATAGCTTTAATTATTCCACTAACTATCATAACTGGATATGGTATTCAGATGATGGGTTTTATTGGTCATGATGGCTTTCATCTAGCACTACATCCTAACAAATTTGTTAGTGCATTAATTGGTCTTTTCTTTGCATCTTCAGTCTTAACATATTGTGATATGGGTGCAATGATGCGACATTGGAGTCATCATCGATTTACAAATCAAGCTTCTGACCCTGACATTGAAATACTCACACCTTTAACAACATGGTGGCAAAGATTATTTTTTGCCAGATTATTACTTAACTATCATCATTTTAAAATAACTTTGAATACTGCTTTAGGTCGTCCTTGGCCATTTCCTTACATGATGCCATTTCAGATGTCTACTGTGCGTATTCTTTGTTGGATGAACTTTGTATTTGCTTTGTTATGGATTGGGATTTATTTAGGAATAGCTGTATACAATCCCATTGCTGGTTTATTTTCTATCGGACTACCAATGCTTGCATTGATGCTAATCTCTGGATGTCAAGCCTATCTCGATCATGGTGGTCTTGATGATAATCCATTTCATAATGCCTGGAGTCGTACTTCTCCCTTAATGACAATCCTGTTTGCTGGCACTAATTTTCATCTGGAACATCATCTATATCCAGGCGTTCCTTGTTACAGATTGCATAAGGTTCACCAACTTTTGCAAGAGAATGGCACTTATGCTGCAACTCAAGCCTCTATTGAACCTTCGTTTTTCCGTTCCTATATGAACATAGCTGCAAAATATAATTCCAGCTCTCAAGATAGCAGCTTC
- the fabD gene encoding ACP S-malonyltransferase, whose amino-acid sequence MNTAFVFPGQGAQYVGMGVEIADRYPEAKVLYNCASNVLGFDLLQMCRDSSPELLQQTENAQPAIFVTNLACLAAAQTQFPEPKFLAGLSLGEYSALVAAGVMEFEDTVFLVQQRAIFMQEASINRDTKMAAIIGLNADIVEAICQQVKSIGVCQPTNYNAPNQTVIGGDARAVEQAMTLAEQAGATKVVQLAVSGAFHTPLMQSAAKRLAGILATINICTPRIPVISNVTAQPITTAEHIRFLLIHQITLPVRWMTSIQHLANHGVDTFIEFGPGKTISGLVKRNFNQAKTLNVENSTSMNETLETFQGLVGI is encoded by the coding sequence ATGAACACTGCATTTGTATTTCCTGGACAGGGCGCACAATATGTTGGGATGGGTGTGGAAATTGCCGATCGCTACCCCGAAGCCAAAGTATTATACAATTGCGCCTCGAATGTACTCGGTTTTGATTTATTGCAAATGTGTCGTGATAGTTCCCCAGAACTGTTACAACAAACAGAGAATGCTCAACCTGCCATTTTTGTCACTAACTTAGCTTGTCTAGCGGCGGCTCAAACCCAGTTCCCTGAACCAAAATTTCTTGCTGGTTTAAGTTTGGGAGAGTACAGCGCACTAGTCGCAGCCGGCGTGATGGAATTTGAGGATACAGTCTTTTTAGTACAGCAAAGAGCCATCTTTATGCAAGAAGCCTCTATCAACCGAGATACCAAGATGGCGGCGATTATCGGTCTGAATGCCGACATAGTAGAAGCTATCTGTCAGCAGGTGAAATCAATAGGAGTGTGTCAACCGACTAACTACAATGCACCTAATCAAACCGTCATCGGTGGAGATGCGAGGGCGGTAGAACAAGCAATGACCTTAGCTGAACAAGCAGGCGCGACAAAAGTAGTGCAATTAGCTGTTTCTGGTGCATTTCACACCCCTTTAATGCAGTCAGCCGCCAAGCGTTTAGCCGGAATCTTAGCAACTATCAACATTTGTACCCCTCGCATCCCTGTGATTTCTAACGTCACCGCCCAACCCATCACCACAGCTGAACACATCCGTTTCTTACTCATCCACCAAATCACCCTACCAGTGCGGTGGATGACCTCTATTCAACACCTTGCTAATCATGGTGTGGATACCTTTATCGAGTTCGGTCCTGGTAAGACAATCTCAGGACTAGTGAAACGGAATTTTAACCAAGCTAAAACCCTCAACGTGGAAAATAGCACCTCAATGAACGAAACACTAGAAACTTTCCAAGGACTAGTAGGGATATAG
- a CDS encoding fatty acid desaturase, producing the protein MSVAIESQLTSKPKRQKWLRAPSAREAEIRKMCAANGLLHLLYGSPYIVLYFGLISLILFIDNPWIDFLLALGLGNQLYVLFILHHDCMHGSAFKTKWLNTLFGRLYALSFTMTFTTNRETHKRHHNFISDPERDPDEYYFSGKLNQIWLRIWRYYEWYTKISLTCYGKQVSLTVIIEQIVNLAFWVVIHAVLIYSGMGIKALFIFWIPLAFVALVINPITRGYEHAPLTLYEGDDPQKRDMQKNAITIDNFWLGLLWAGITYHVEHHAYPECPFYRLRKLHEIFQEEKMQYYCAPFPLYQIHKGAQLTEGLTCNQVPVEEVVA; encoded by the coding sequence ATGAGTGTTGCAATAGAATCACAATTAACTTCCAAGCCTAAAAGACAAAAATGGTTACGCGCTCCCTCAGCACGGGAGGCAGAAATTAGAAAAATGTGTGCTGCTAATGGCTTACTACACCTACTTTATGGCTCACCATATATAGTATTGTATTTCGGATTAATTTCCCTGATTTTATTCATAGATAATCCTTGGATTGATTTTCTGTTAGCACTTGGGCTAGGCAATCAACTCTATGTCTTATTTATTTTGCATCATGATTGTATGCACGGTAGCGCCTTTAAAACCAAATGGTTAAATACATTATTTGGTCGTCTTTATGCACTGTCATTCACGATGACATTTACAACCAATAGAGAAACCCATAAACGTCATCATAATTTTATTTCCGATCCAGAAAGAGACCCAGATGAATATTATTTTTCTGGTAAACTCAACCAAATTTGGTTGAGAATTTGGAGATATTATGAATGGTATACCAAGATATCTTTGACTTGCTATGGCAAACAAGTCAGTTTGACGGTGATTATTGAACAAATAGTTAATTTGGCTTTTTGGGTAGTCATTCATGCCGTTTTAATTTATTCCGGTATGGGAATAAAAGCACTGTTTATTTTCTGGATTCCTTTAGCCTTTGTTGCCTTAGTGATTAATCCGATCACACGGGGTTATGAACACGCTCCCTTAACTCTTTATGAAGGTGACGATCCTCAAAAAAGAGATATGCAGAAAAACGCAATTACTATTGATAACTTTTGGTTAGGTTTACTCTGGGCTGGTATTACTTACCATGTCGAACATCACGCTTATCCAGAATGTCCATTTTATCGATTACGTAAACTACACGAGATTTTTCAAGAAGAAAAAATGCAGTATTATTGCGCTCCTTTTCCTCTGTATCAAATTCACAAAGGAGCGCAACTTACAGAAGGTTTAACTTGCAATCAAGTACCAGTAGAAGAGGTAGTAGCATGA